From a region of the Orcinus orca chromosome 18, mOrcOrc1.1, whole genome shotgun sequence genome:
- the LOC105748883 gene encoding deoxyribonuclease-2-beta-like, with translation MPQLCARSSSSEIPGRHLTTLQSAQGQKFLHFAKSDYFLDDIFAAWMAQRLKTHLLTETWQRKRQELPSNCSLPYHVYNVKAIKLSRQSYFSSYQDHAKWCISQKGTKNRWTCIGDLNRSPHQAFRSGGFICTQNQHIYQAFQGLVLYYENCN, from the coding sequence ATGCCCCAGCTGTGTGCCAGATCCAGCTCATCAGAGATCCCTGGCCGGCATCTCACCACACTTCAGTCAGCCCAGGGACAAAAATTCCTCCATTTTGCAAAGTCTGATTATTTTCTTGACGACATCTTTGCAGCCTGGATGGCTCAACGGTTGAAGACTCACTTGCTAACAGAAACCTGGCAGCGAAAGAGACAAGAGCTTCCTTCAAACTGCTCCCTTCCTTACCATGTCTACAATGTCAAAGCAATTAAGTTATCTAGACAATCTTATTTCAGCTCTTATCAGGATCATGCCAAATGGTGTATTTCCCAAAAGGGCACCAAAAATCGCTGGACATGTATTGGAGACCTAAATCGGAGCCCACACCAAGCCTTCAGAAGTGGAGGATTCATTTGTACCCAGAATCAGCATATTTACCAAGCATTCCAAGGATTAGTTTTATATTATGAGAACTGTAACTAA